In a single window of the Raphanus sativus cultivar WK10039 chromosome 9, ASM80110v3, whole genome shotgun sequence genome:
- the LOC108824287 gene encoding LOW QUALITY PROTEIN: GRF1-interacting factor 1-like (The sequence of the model RefSeq protein was modified relative to this genomic sequence to represent the inferred CDS: substituted 2 bases at 2 genomic stop codons), whose product MYLAAIADSQPQPPSVLSQYGSSTGGGLIQGEGGSHSHYLQQQQATXQQQMTXQSLMAARSSMMYAQQHQPYATLQHQQFHHSQLGMSSSSGGGSGGFHILQGEAGGGFHEFGRGKPEMGSDEGRGGSSGDGEETLYLKSSDDGN is encoded by the exons ATGTACTTAGCTGCTATTGCAGATTCTCAGCCTCAACCTCCAAGCGTGCTTAGCCAG TATGGTTCTTCTACTGGTGGTGGGTTGATTCAGGGAGAAGGAGGGTCACACTCACACTATTTGCAGCAGCAACAGGCAACTTAGCAGCAGCAGATGACTTAGCAGTCTCTAATGGCGGCTCGATCTTCAATGATGTATGCTCAGCAGCACCAGCCTTATGCAACGCTTCAGCATCAGCAATTTCACCATAGCCAGCTGGGGATGAGCTCAAGTAGTGGAGGAGGAAGCGGCGGTTTCCATATTCTTCAGGGAGAGGCTGGTGGTGGGTTTCATGAATTTGGCCGTGGGAAGCCGGAAATGGGAAGTGATGAAGGCAGAGGAGGAAGCTCAGGGGATGGTGAAGAAACCCTTTACTTGAAATCATCAGATGATGGGAACTGA
- the LOC108826282 gene encoding uncharacterized protein At2g34160-like: MAMEIATPIHAPVTPPASNLIISATTAAETQKKNRIQVSNTKKPLFFYVNLAKRYIQQHNEVELSALGMAITTVVTISEILKNNGLATEKRVLTSTVGMKDEIKGKIVQKTKIEIVLGKSDKFDSLMTPAAEEEAVANMGEKPVEAEAREGKNE; this comes from the exons ATGGCGATGGAAATAGCAACTCCGATTCATGCACCGGTTACACCTCCGGCGAGCAACCTCATCATATCAGCAACAACGGCCGCAGAAACTCAAAAGAAGAACAGGATTCAAGTTTCTAACACCAAGAAACCCTTGTTCTTCTACGTTAATCTCGCCAAG AGGTACATTCAACAACACAACGAGGTTGAGCTTTCTGCACTTGGAATGG CAATCACAACAGTGGTTACCATCTCAGAAATATTGAAGAACAATGGGCTTGCAACAGAGAAGA GAGTTCTGACATCGACAGTGGGAATGAAAGACGAGATCAAAGGGAAAATAGTTCAGAAGACAAAG ATTGAGATTGTGTTGGGGAAATCAGATAAATTTGATTCTCTGATGACTCCAGCGGCGGAAGAGGAGGCGGTCGCGAATATGGGGGAGAAACCAGTAGAAGCTGAAGCTCGTGAAGGCAAGAATGAGTGA
- the LOC108824288 gene encoding uncharacterized protein LOC108824288, protein MEKQLDETVETAHVERGIRESSPEKKKEKSHKHRGIFHLHHHSKDEKEEDKKKEGSKREKIAAAMVGLGATLKKIKPKGRHGGGGNQEGGGEEEEEEEEEQEEQEEEEEEEEEEEEEGDDGGDEEGGGKFSAFISMIAEAFEE, encoded by the coding sequence atggagaagcAGTTGGATGAAACCGTGGAGACTGCTCATGTGGAACGAGGCATCCGAGAGTCATCACccgagaaaaagaaagaaaaatcccATAAACATAGAGGAATATTCCACCTCCACCATCACTCAAAAGATGAGAAAGAGGAAGACAAGAAGAAAGAGGGatcaaagagagagaagataGCTGCAGCGATGGTTGGTCTCGGAGCCACCCTCAAGAAGATTAAGCCTAAGGGCCGCCATGGAGGCGGTGGGAACcaggaaggaggaggagaagaggaggaggaagaagaagaagaacaagaagaacaagaggaggaagaagaagaagaagaagaagaagaagaagaaggagatgatgGTGGGGATGAAGAAGGGGGAGGCAAGTTTAGTGCTTTCATTTCCATGATCGCTGAAGCATTTGAAGAATAA
- the LOC130499591 gene encoding uncharacterized protein LOC130499591: MLSELYGLRTLSKSDSLHISSPPIIRLSPCIINEIDHAPAPDFVENVGDGNDVDDAPDGRPSHGKLTSSSGGCEASKSAGKSQLVMRIRRLTRLPRWSRRPVLLEMESQQLRFHALDFNNAYAFLFTFATYLSMFLIFPFCFFL; this comes from the exons ATGCTGTCGGAGCTCTACG GCTTGCGTACACTTTCAAAGTCAGATTCACTTCATATAAGTTCACCGCCCATCATCAGACTTTCACCGTGCATCATCAATGAGATTGACCATGCGCCAGCCCCCGACTTCGTCGAGAAT GTGGGTGATGGCAATGATGTTGACGATGCCCCGGATGGCAGGCCAAGTCATGGAAAACTTACATCCAGCAGTGGCGGTTGTGAGGCATCTAAGAGTGCTGGAAAAAGCCAGTTGGTGATGCGCATAAGACGACTGACACGACTTCCAAGGTGGTCAAGAAGGCCCGTGTTGCTTGAGATGGAGTCCCAACAATTACGTTTTCATGCTCTGGATTTTAATAATGCATATgcttttttatttactttcgCAACTTACCTATctatgtttttgatttttccTTTCTGTTTTTTCCTCTGA